In a single window of the Roseiconus lacunae genome:
- a CDS encoding MotA/TolQ/ExbB proton channel family protein, whose translation MVRGIDSFNAALTLGGESSTVGGFDVTKTAAQSQVDEGSGNEREILEWEVSITNPKKTPILKIRVEEVRSSSWLFRGTSEIACQIAVPGGGNSWSDDANDDSKTEFELVLDKFVLYRAQPESILTPFTFTVETPASVHVFDKAVTYSLLYVNEKSAYYKNKDVSGYTRDEQAESVLVKALASRFRKSFGTLAADSQSARRVNGMIQWCTVWAFSALIIVLVSRYVTYVQLEEGALPVEDRKRNTGEEKPAVDGNPIFTLEELKNPNHVTIDSKAETVRLKSAEHLRSKAQDRTRLWPSRNSTSTTPVFLELYKEAASAFLLSRDYKAVPEFVDSKAASLIDERSARLGSVKYFLWAIPSIGFVGTVVGIGNALLATIDVDAENPVTASIAKSMVSSSIGVAFDTTLVALLLSLIAMLIYHLATQAEELVVSDAADNVRELFIQGGVHIDEDARASAIVSALTNSLSDVEKSTAQLKVTADELRGIAGLDEQVKGGVNRIGKALNTLASRQTSQLKEYAERTDRVYRRVRFFGVILLSLVLVCLTLTGLVAWDAFAGDGWLSSLRPER comes from the coding sequence ATGGTTCGAGGTATAGATTCCTTCAATGCCGCCCTGACGCTCGGTGGCGAATCCTCGACTGTAGGCGGATTTGACGTCACGAAAACTGCTGCACAGTCTCAAGTTGATGAAGGCAGTGGCAATGAAAGGGAAATTCTGGAGTGGGAAGTGAGCATCACTAATCCAAAGAAAACGCCAATCCTAAAAATTCGCGTTGAAGAAGTGAGGTCATCTTCATGGTTGTTCAGGGGCACATCCGAAATCGCATGCCAAATAGCCGTACCGGGAGGCGGCAACTCATGGAGCGACGATGCTAACGATGATTCTAAAACAGAATTTGAGCTTGTCTTGGATAAGTTTGTCCTCTATCGAGCGCAACCGGAGTCGATTCTGACGCCATTCACGTTTACGGTTGAAACCCCTGCAAGCGTTCACGTGTTTGACAAAGCGGTTACCTATAGTTTGCTATACGTGAATGAAAAGTCGGCATATTACAAGAACAAAGATGTTTCAGGCTACACGCGAGACGAACAAGCGGAATCCGTTCTTGTGAAAGCTCTAGCCTCTCGTTTCCGCAAGAGTTTTGGGACCCTGGCTGCGGATTCTCAATCGGCGCGAAGGGTTAACGGAATGATTCAATGGTGCACGGTGTGGGCATTCAGTGCGTTGATTATTGTCCTGGTGAGTCGTTACGTCACATATGTACAATTGGAGGAGGGGGCTCTCCCAGTTGAAGATCGAAAAAGAAATACGGGAGAGGAAAAGCCAGCAGTCGATGGCAATCCGATATTCACATTAGAAGAATTGAAGAATCCAAATCATGTGACAATCGACTCGAAGGCAGAGACGGTCCGCCTAAAATCCGCCGAGCACCTACGTTCGAAAGCCCAAGATCGAACAAGGCTTTGGCCTAGCAGAAATTCAACGTCAACCACACCGGTATTTTTAGAACTCTACAAAGAAGCGGCCTCGGCATTTCTATTGTCCCGTGACTACAAGGCTGTTCCAGAATTTGTGGATTCGAAGGCAGCTTCATTAATTGATGAGCGCAGTGCTCGTTTAGGTTCAGTTAAATACTTTCTTTGGGCGATCCCAAGTATCGGGTTTGTCGGCACGGTGGTTGGAATCGGAAATGCGCTTCTGGCGACTATTGACGTAGATGCGGAAAACCCTGTAACGGCATCAATTGCCAAGAGCATGGTATCAAGCAGCATCGGGGTGGCGTTTGACACTACCTTGGTTGCTTTACTTCTCAGCCTCATTGCTATGCTCATCTACCACCTTGCAACTCAGGCAGAAGAGTTGGTGGTCAGTGATGCCGCTGACAATGTACGTGAACTGTTCATTCAGGGCGGTGTGCATATCGATGAAGATGCCAGGGCCAGTGCGATCGTTTCAGCACTTACAAATTCTCTGTCCGACGTAGAAAAGTCAACTGCACAGCTAAAGGTTACCGCCGATGAGTTGCGAGGAATCGCAGGGCTTGATGAGCAAGTGAAGGGTGGTGTGAATCGAATCGGCAAGGCTCTCAATACATTGGCAAGCCGACAAACTAGCCAATTAAAAGAATACGCTGAGAGAACGGATAGAGTTTATCGAAGAGTCCGTTTCTTTGGAGTTATCTTGCTCTCGTTAGTGTTGGTCTGCCTTACTTTGACCGGTCTTGTCGCGTGGGATGCCTTTGCGGGAGACGGATGGCTTTCTTCGCTGCGGCCCGAACGCTAG
- a CDS encoding nucleotidyl transferase AbiEii/AbiGii toxin family protein, whose translation MFPVEAFERTIGKFVAIAALIDLPFHLTGGSISSAYGEPRLTQDIDIVVSPEIVQCRVDDLVNLLGSSDFMFTESVIRQAVQGGGLFQLLDKSESLKLDIYARELIPGELQRSQTIELFEGVFLPVVSRTDAAISKLIWIDKGSQRSRRDFRGIFRACDEKQQSEIQNKATDMHLGKLLNEVLAESDEIR comes from the coding sequence ATGTTTCCCGTTGAAGCATTTGAAAGGACGATCGGAAAGTTTGTCGCGATTGCAGCGTTGATTGATCTTCCGTTTCACTTGACTGGCGGCTCGATTAGTTCGGCGTATGGCGAACCGCGATTAACCCAGGACATCGACATTGTCGTATCACCGGAGATCGTGCAGTGCCGAGTTGATGACTTGGTGAACCTGCTGGGATCATCCGACTTCATGTTCACTGAAAGTGTCATCCGACAAGCCGTTCAAGGCGGGGGCCTATTTCAGCTTCTCGATAAAAGCGAGAGTCTAAAACTAGACATCTATGCGAGGGAACTGATCCCCGGAGAGTTGCAACGCTCTCAAACAATCGAGCTATTTGAAGGAGTGTTTCTTCCAGTGGTCTCTCGCACCGACGCCGCAATCTCGAAACTCATTTGGATCGACAAGGGGAGCCAGCGTAGCCGCCGGGATTTTCGAGGTATCTTCCGCGCCTGCGATGAAAAACAGCAATCAGAAATTCAAAACAAAGCAACAGACATGCACTTGGGAAAATTGCTTAATGAAGTACTCGCAGAATCCGATGAAATCCGTTGA
- a CDS encoding 5-methylcytosine restriction system specificity protein McrC, with amino-acid sequence MIQTGPPTAQLTKTGIPVRNLWHMLLYAWDVVHLKSHWKSDVENAPTLDALLATILANLIQQRLRIGLGRDYRDHASEIAGVRGRVDFNESLKRMSFQHGRACCQFQVFSANVPKNQIVRSTMARLVQVGEFGSSVPEANKLRARLRRLVRDMEAVDLVELKAASIRREQLQRHDHDYRLMLAICYLINQMQMPTEDPGITGLSYLDRDAFTLYDIYEQFVAKFYSHHLEDWSVSPQQKLAWPTDDASDYLPVMYPDLTLQHQASGHLIILDTKFTAKVLVTGRWGNQTFNRDHLFQIYAYLKSQEHQSENHKTATGILLYPTVEHDISESITIQGHSLRWETVDLSKHWEEIESDLLEIPNTVLTKYLQPTAIYKPE; translated from the coding sequence ATGATCCAGACGGGGCCCCCAACAGCACAGCTCACCAAGACCGGGATTCCGGTGCGGAATCTCTGGCACATGTTGCTGTATGCGTGGGATGTCGTGCATTTGAAGTCCCATTGGAAGTCGGATGTCGAGAACGCACCGACACTCGATGCACTGCTCGCGACGATTCTGGCGAACCTCATTCAGCAACGCCTGCGGATCGGACTCGGGCGGGACTACCGGGATCACGCATCGGAGATTGCCGGCGTGCGAGGTCGGGTTGATTTCAACGAAAGCCTGAAACGCATGTCGTTTCAGCATGGTCGCGCTTGTTGCCAGTTCCAGGTATTCAGCGCCAACGTACCCAAGAACCAGATTGTTCGCAGCACGATGGCCCGTCTGGTTCAAGTTGGTGAATTCGGCAGCAGTGTGCCGGAGGCAAATAAACTGAGAGCTCGACTTCGCAGGCTCGTTCGCGATATGGAGGCCGTCGATTTGGTCGAGTTGAAGGCGGCGAGTATTCGGCGAGAACAATTGCAGCGGCACGACCATGATTATCGGTTGATGCTGGCGATTTGCTACTTGATCAATCAAATGCAAATGCCTACTGAAGATCCTGGAATCACCGGATTGTCCTATCTCGATCGCGATGCTTTCACTCTCTACGACATCTATGAGCAATTTGTCGCGAAATTTTACTCGCACCATCTCGAGGACTGGTCAGTTTCGCCGCAACAAAAGCTCGCATGGCCAACAGATGACGCGAGTGATTATCTGCCGGTCATGTATCCGGACCTGACGCTGCAACATCAGGCGTCGGGGCACCTCATCATTCTTGACACGAAGTTCACTGCGAAGGTTCTCGTCACTGGACGATGGGGCAATCAGACATTCAACCGCGACCATCTGTTTCAGATCTACGCGTATTTGAAATCGCAGGAGCATCAATCGGAGAATCACAAAACGGCCACCGGCATCCTGCTCTACCCGACAGTGGAACATGACATTTCCGAGTCAATCACAATCCAAGGCCATTCTTTGCGCTGGGAAACGGTCGATCTTTCGAAGCACTGGGAAGAGATCGAAAGTGACCTGCTCGAAATTCCCAATACTGTATTGACGAAGTACCTTCAGCCAACTGCCATTTACAAGCCTGAATAG
- a CDS encoding AAA family ATPase has product MESTFTWIPLYTELAGLLLDWEARQDELIACLDKLRSEGVKVTPLNDKDKDGASFLIKEIDPFTFLGSFNRQTRPEGRLAILAEVKKLFGATSPLPEDFNGIPVLNNQRSWFIAYQATRGRDDVATLWKVFRLALGDKPLESPEFESAFDLALDVWGVSTNLTMGLFWIRPDTFLNLDNVNRAYLDIKLPPQGLSAEFYIDAVKRVAAKGKPLPEVSYDAWQSSNAEDGEPTGGTLPAENNYWLVGSYWDNSDPPDQTERFLDEGVWQNGYKDKYLEEVRSIKVGDRIAVKSSSTQKKNLPFDARGNTVSKMSIKAIGTVVANRGDGRTVEVEWEPNFKQKDWFFYTDRRTIWRLRTDADYQHNDLSSRLVDFIWNRADQDYDWFCNRWWDADGASEPESNEDDEGSTYEPYSIDDIITSGVFLPEPEIVQALERLRSKKNLILQGAPGVGKTFVARKLAYALMEEKANDRLEMVQFHQTFSYEDFIRGYRPLPDKAGTFGLQDAIFYRFCKRAEGDPDRDYVFIIDEINRGNLGQIFGELLMLIEADKRGPEFAVPLVYQRKDEPRFFVPANVHLIGLMNLADRSLAIVDYALRRRFAFITLTPQYSSSIFREWLLDRQIKEELADLVATRMLALNQEIAEDPLLGENYQVGHSFFCPKGEDFSGLDREWYEGVVRTEIVPLLKEYWFDNAKRVEQAQEGLLAK; this is encoded by the coding sequence ATGGAAAGTACATTCACCTGGATTCCGCTCTACACAGAGCTGGCTGGTCTGCTTCTTGATTGGGAAGCTCGCCAGGACGAGTTGATTGCGTGCCTCGACAAATTGCGTTCAGAAGGTGTCAAGGTTACTCCGCTGAACGACAAGGACAAAGACGGGGCCAGCTTTCTGATCAAAGAGATCGACCCATTCACGTTTCTGGGCTCATTTAATCGGCAGACGCGCCCTGAAGGGCGACTGGCGATTCTGGCCGAGGTCAAAAAGCTTTTCGGGGCCACAAGTCCTTTGCCGGAGGACTTCAACGGCATTCCGGTCCTGAATAATCAACGTTCCTGGTTCATCGCGTATCAGGCGACACGTGGGCGTGATGACGTCGCGACACTCTGGAAGGTTTTTCGGTTGGCCCTCGGCGACAAGCCTCTTGAATCACCGGAGTTCGAGTCGGCATTTGATTTGGCCCTCGATGTCTGGGGCGTCTCCACCAATCTGACTATGGGACTGTTCTGGATTCGGCCAGACACGTTTTTGAACCTGGACAATGTCAATCGCGCCTACCTTGACATCAAGCTGCCTCCTCAGGGGCTGTCTGCGGAATTCTATATTGATGCTGTTAAGAGAGTTGCCGCCAAAGGCAAGCCTCTGCCTGAGGTGTCATATGACGCATGGCAGTCATCGAATGCAGAAGACGGTGAACCGACTGGCGGAACGTTACCAGCGGAGAACAATTATTGGCTCGTTGGATCCTACTGGGACAACTCAGACCCGCCCGACCAGACAGAACGATTCTTGGACGAAGGCGTGTGGCAGAACGGTTACAAGGACAAGTATCTCGAAGAAGTTCGCTCCATTAAAGTCGGCGATCGCATTGCCGTTAAGTCGTCTTCCACACAGAAGAAGAACCTTCCGTTCGACGCGCGGGGCAACACGGTTTCCAAGATGTCCATCAAAGCCATCGGCACTGTGGTTGCTAACCGCGGTGATGGCAGGACAGTGGAAGTAGAGTGGGAGCCAAACTTCAAGCAAAAAGACTGGTTCTTCTACACTGACCGCCGAACCATCTGGCGCCTGCGGACGGATGCCGACTACCAGCACAACGATCTTTCCAGCCGGCTGGTTGATTTCATCTGGAACAGGGCAGATCAGGATTACGACTGGTTCTGCAATAGATGGTGGGATGCGGACGGTGCGTCTGAACCCGAATCCAATGAGGATGATGAAGGTTCAACATATGAGCCATACAGCATTGATGATATCATCACTTCTGGCGTCTTCCTCCCGGAACCGGAAATCGTTCAGGCACTCGAACGGCTTCGCTCCAAGAAGAACCTGATCCTGCAGGGTGCGCCAGGTGTCGGGAAGACTTTTGTCGCGAGGAAGTTGGCTTACGCATTGATGGAGGAGAAGGCTAACGACCGATTGGAAATGGTCCAGTTTCACCAGACGTTCTCCTACGAAGACTTCATTCGTGGATACCGTCCGCTGCCGGATAAAGCTGGGACATTTGGCTTGCAGGACGCAATCTTCTACCGATTCTGCAAACGCGCCGAGGGCGATCCTGACCGCGACTACGTTTTCATCATCGACGAGATCAATCGAGGAAATCTGGGGCAGATCTTCGGTGAATTGCTGATGCTGATCGAGGCGGACAAACGTGGCCCCGAGTTTGCAGTTCCGCTGGTCTACCAAAGGAAAGATGAGCCGCGTTTCTTCGTTCCAGCCAACGTCCACCTGATCGGTCTGATGAATCTCGCGGATCGTTCGCTGGCCATCGTTGATTATGCACTACGGCGTCGATTCGCATTCATAACTCTGACGCCTCAGTATTCCAGCAGCATCTTTCGTGAGTGGTTGCTCGACCGCCAGATAAAAGAAGAATTGGCGGACTTGGTCGCAACCAGAATGCTCGCGCTGAATCAAGAGATCGCAGAGGATCCGTTGCTCGGTGAGAACTATCAGGTCGGTCACAGCTTTTTCTGCCCAAAAGGCGAGGACTTCTCCGGGCTGGATCGCGAGTGGTATGAAGGCGTCGTCCGGACTGAGATCGTGCCGCTGCTGAAGGAGTACTGGTTCGACAACGCCAAGCGAGTTGAGCAGGCTCAAGAAGGATTGCTTGCGAAATGA
- a CDS encoding integrase core domain-containing protein yields the protein MAAIIHPLLALLASLTRQELAQQVTYLKAENAILRSKLPDRITLSNQERRRLIRHGRKLGPRIKELISIVSYSTFRRWIRTMEDRPAKRSKSKTEIRPGRPRIDQSISDTIIRIRKETGWGYTKIVQAMRRLGHRISRQTVKNVLVEAGLGPDPSDHPDTWSDFLKRHAATMWQCDFASKRKWTIRGMVDLYFLVFIHVETRRIWISPCTANPTAEWTTQQARNFDMHLQDEGLSCEILQHDQDSKYVDAFDEVFRSTGCRIKKTPARSPNLQAFVERVIQTLKHEVLNAFCVVSEKHLDHILRISQEWYNRRRGHTGRDHLPPVCDEGEPTVVNLSQHKAVCQTELGGHLKSYRAAA from the coding sequence ATGGCCGCGATCATACACCCGCTTTTAGCACTGCTTGCTTCGCTCACTCGGCAGGAGTTGGCCCAGCAAGTGACTTATCTGAAAGCGGAGAATGCAATCCTTCGGAGCAAGCTACCTGATCGGATCACGCTGAGCAATCAGGAGCGGCGGCGGCTGATCCGCCATGGAAGAAAGCTTGGCCCGCGCATCAAAGAACTGATCTCAATCGTCAGCTACTCTACGTTCCGTCGCTGGATCCGGACGATGGAGGACAGACCAGCAAAACGGTCAAAGTCCAAAACCGAGATTAGGCCGGGCCGGCCACGGATTGATCAGAGCATATCCGACACGATCATCCGGATCCGCAAAGAAACCGGCTGGGGTTACACCAAGATCGTCCAGGCGATGCGAAGGCTAGGGCATCGGATCTCACGGCAAACAGTCAAGAATGTCCTGGTCGAAGCCGGACTCGGTCCTGATCCGAGTGACCATCCTGATACCTGGTCGGACTTTCTCAAACGCCATGCGGCGACGATGTGGCAGTGTGACTTTGCGTCAAAGCGGAAATGGACGATTAGAGGCATGGTCGATCTCTACTTCCTGGTGTTTATTCATGTTGAAACGCGACGCATCTGGATCTCGCCATGCACCGCAAATCCGACCGCCGAATGGACGACTCAACAAGCTCGCAACTTCGATATGCACTTACAGGACGAAGGCCTGTCATGCGAGATTCTGCAACACGACCAAGACTCCAAGTATGTCGACGCGTTCGACGAGGTCTTCCGGTCGACTGGCTGTAGAATCAAGAAGACTCCGGCACGGTCGCCCAATCTTCAAGCATTCGTCGAGCGAGTGATTCAGACACTCAAACACGAGGTCCTAAACGCGTTTTGCGTGGTTAGCGAAAAGCATTTGGACCACATCCTCAGGATTTCACAGGAGTGGTACAACCGACGCCGCGGGCACACTGGGCGCGATCATCTTCCACCTGTCTGCGATGAAGGGGAGCCGACAGTAGTTAATCTATCTCAACATAAAGCGGTATGCCAAACCGAACTCGGTGGGCACTTGAAGTCCTATCGCGCCGCAGCATGA